Proteins from a single region of Haloterrigena alkaliphila:
- a CDS encoding isochorismate synthase codes for MDGSSGERRLAGDADSPADGSTALVSTSRELEDVSFGAVVDTAADSRVLWATPDGLEVVGRGVAARLTASGPGRFDRIRTRAARAFDGLEHDGPRVARPRAFGGFSFHDGHESGALWAGFDAAAFVVPQILVVRHDEGTWLTAVADDEDAAADRLGRWDDRLADLPTMRPSGTGPGVASTRRTTSREDWTEQVETALERIDRGDLTKVVLAQSLSVDLDGSVDVPETLERLRRRYPNCYRFLIGHETGRTFFGAPPERLVAKRGTRVETEALAGSVPRGETPEADEAYADEMRDSDKVRREHGLVAEAIRAQLEPFARDLTVDDRTIRRLANIQHLQTPIEATLEGDRHVLELVEALHPTPAVGGVPPAAAWETIRDAETFDRGWYAAPIGWFDAVGDGEFAVGLRSGIATDETVTLFAGSGIVADSDPDEEWDEVQLKFRPILDELGGR; via the coding sequence ATGGATGGATCGTCGGGTGAGCGTCGACTCGCGGGTGACGCCGACTCCCCAGCCGACGGCTCGACCGCCCTCGTCAGTACCAGTCGCGAACTCGAGGACGTCTCGTTCGGCGCGGTCGTTGATACGGCCGCCGACTCGCGGGTGCTGTGGGCGACGCCGGACGGACTCGAGGTCGTCGGACGGGGCGTCGCCGCTCGCCTCACCGCCAGTGGCCCCGGGCGTTTCGATCGAATTCGGACGCGTGCGGCGCGCGCGTTCGACGGCCTCGAACACGACGGCCCGCGCGTCGCCCGTCCGCGAGCGTTCGGCGGATTTTCGTTTCACGACGGCCACGAATCGGGGGCGCTCTGGGCCGGGTTCGACGCGGCCGCGTTCGTCGTTCCGCAGATCTTGGTCGTCCGACACGACGAGGGGACCTGGCTGACGGCCGTCGCCGACGACGAAGACGCGGCCGCCGACCGCCTCGGGCGCTGGGACGACCGCCTCGCGGACCTGCCGACGATGCGACCCAGCGGGACCGGGCCCGGCGTCGCCTCGACTCGGCGGACCACGTCCCGCGAGGACTGGACCGAACAGGTCGAGACCGCCCTCGAGCGAATCGATCGCGGCGACCTCACCAAGGTCGTTCTCGCCCAGTCGCTGTCGGTCGACCTCGACGGATCGGTCGACGTCCCGGAGACGCTCGAGCGGCTGCGCCGGCGGTATCCGAACTGTTACCGGTTCCTGATCGGTCACGAGACCGGCCGGACGTTCTTCGGGGCACCGCCCGAGCGCCTCGTCGCGAAACGCGGCACACGCGTCGAAACGGAGGCGCTGGCGGGCTCGGTCCCCCGCGGCGAGACGCCCGAAGCGGACGAGGCCTACGCCGACGAGATGCGTGACAGCGACAAGGTGCGCCGGGAACACGGCCTCGTCGCCGAGGCGATCCGAGCGCAACTCGAGCCGTTCGCGCGCGACCTCACCGTCGACGACCGGACGATCCGACGGCTGGCGAACATACAGCACCTCCAGACGCCGATCGAGGCGACCCTCGAGGGGGACCGACACGTCCTCGAACTCGTCGAGGCGCTGCATCCGACGCCCGCCGTCGGCGGCGTGCCGCCCGCGGCGGCCTGGGAGACGATTCGCGACGCCGAAACGTTCGACCGGGGCTGGTACGCGGCGCCGATCGGCTGGTTCGACGCCGTCGGCGACGGCGAGTTCGCGGTCGGTCTCCGCTCGGGAATCGCGACCGACGAGACGGTCACGCTCTTCGCGGGCAGCGGCATCGTCGCCGACAGCGACCCAGACGAGGAGTGGGACGAGGTACAGCTGAAGTTCCGACCGATCCTCGACGAACTGGGGGGGCGATGA
- a CDS encoding sulfite oxidase-like oxidoreductase: MTDDATDVTDLYLEFDDDRLPPGQRETSAFPVLSKSGTPDWDPETWEFTVTGAVDQELSFTWDEFRDLPGETQRQDFHCVTGWSKFDCAFTGVPFPELAERAGVHDDVVHVMFSALDGYTTDLPLEDCMREEVLFAWEYDGEPLPEDHGGPLRVVTPHKYAYKGAKWVDGVEFLTEPERGYWEKRGYSQTANPWEEERYS, encoded by the coding sequence ATGACCGACGACGCCACCGACGTCACGGACCTCTATCTGGAGTTCGACGACGACCGACTGCCGCCGGGGCAACGCGAAACCTCCGCGTTTCCCGTGCTCTCGAAGAGCGGGACGCCCGACTGGGACCCGGAGACGTGGGAGTTTACCGTCACCGGGGCCGTCGACCAGGAACTCTCGTTCACGTGGGACGAGTTCCGCGACCTGCCCGGCGAGACCCAGCGACAGGACTTCCACTGCGTCACCGGCTGGAGCAAGTTCGACTGCGCGTTCACGGGCGTCCCGTTCCCGGAACTCGCGGAACGCGCGGGCGTGCACGACGACGTCGTCCACGTGATGTTCTCCGCGCTCGACGGCTACACCACCGACCTCCCTCTCGAGGACTGCATGCGCGAAGAAGTGCTGTTCGCGTGGGAGTACGACGGCGAGCCCCTGCCGGAGGACCACGGCGGTCCGCTGCGGGTGGTCACGCCCCACAAGTACGCCTACAAGGGGGCGAAGTGGGTCGACGGCGTCGAGTTCCTCACCGAACCCGAGCGGGGCTACTGGGAGAAACGCGGCTACTCGCAGACGGCGAACCCGTGGGAAGAGGAACGGTACAGCTAG
- a CDS encoding ribbon-helix-helix domain-containing protein has protein sequence MPKVEITIPEHLEMQIAQMVERGEFVNREEAIEDLLSTGIKAYKTSGPMDEEEGTTGGTGLEDDGMMGHDDEYVF, from the coding sequence ATGCCGAAAGTAGAGATCACCATACCGGAGCACCTCGAGATGCAGATCGCCCAGATGGTCGAACGCGGCGAGTTCGTCAACCGCGAGGAGGCGATCGAGGATCTCCTCTCGACGGGAATCAAGGCCTACAAAACGAGCGGGCCGATGGACGAAGAGGAAGGGACGACCGGGGGGACCGGCCTCGAAGACGATGGCATGATGGGTCACGACGACGAGTACGTCTTCTAA
- a CDS encoding DUF7550 family protein, translating to MTDDTDQTAEEDTGADVGHDLEAERTTAPMSDYGGREVGIGLLVMVIGSAVAFGVPLLTVGF from the coding sequence ATGACGGACGACACGGACCAGACGGCGGAGGAGGACACGGGCGCCGACGTCGGTCACGATCTCGAGGCCGAGCGGACGACCGCACCGATGAGCGACTACGGCGGCCGCGAGGTCGGGATCGGTCTGCTCGTGATGGTGATCGGTTCGGCCGTCGCCTTCGGAGTCCCGCTGCTAACGGTGGGCTTCTAG
- the hisF gene encoding imidazole glycerol phosphate synthase subunit HisF: MLTKRIIPCIDVDLDEDGNPAVYTGVHFEDLKYTGDPVEMAKAYNESGADEFVFLDITASAEGRETMLDVVERVADEVFIPLTVGGGIRTTDDIKETLRAGADKVSITTGALERPELINDGAKAFGSQCIVISVDAKRRYDEQGEHYVEVDGESCWFECTKKGGREGTGIDVLEWAKEAESRGAGELFVNSIDRDGTKDGYDLPLTEAVCETVDTPVIASSGCGGPEDMYDVFTKAGADAGLAASIFHFDEYSIAETKEYLDERGVPVRL, encoded by the coding sequence ATGCTGACCAAGCGAATCATCCCGTGTATCGACGTGGACTTGGACGAGGACGGGAACCCGGCCGTGTACACCGGCGTGCACTTCGAGGATCTCAAGTACACCGGCGATCCGGTCGAGATGGCCAAGGCGTACAACGAGTCCGGCGCCGACGAGTTCGTCTTCCTCGACATCACCGCCTCGGCGGAGGGCCGCGAGACCATGCTCGACGTCGTCGAGCGCGTCGCCGACGAGGTCTTCATTCCCCTCACCGTCGGCGGCGGCATCCGCACCACCGACGACATCAAGGAGACGCTGCGCGCCGGCGCGGACAAGGTCTCGATCACGACGGGGGCGCTCGAGCGACCCGAACTGATCAACGACGGCGCGAAAGCCTTCGGCAGCCAGTGTATCGTCATCAGCGTCGACGCTAAGCGCCGCTACGACGAGCAGGGGGAACACTACGTCGAGGTCGACGGTGAGTCCTGCTGGTTCGAGTGTACGAAGAAGGGCGGCCGCGAGGGGACCGGGATCGACGTCCTCGAGTGGGCCAAAGAGGCCGAGTCGCGGGGCGCCGGCGAACTGTTCGTCAACTCCATCGACAGGGACGGCACCAAGGACGGCTACGACCTTCCGCTGACGGAGGCCGTCTGCGAAACCGTCGACACGCCCGTCATCGCCTCCTCGGGCTGTGGCGGGCCCGAGGACATGTACGACGTGTTCACGAAAGCGGGCGCCGACGCCGGCCTCGCGGCCTCGATCTTCCACTTCGACGAGTACTCGATCGCGGAGACGAAGGAGTATCTGGACGAGCGGGGCGTTCCCGTCCGGCTCTGA
- a CDS encoding DNA-directed RNA polymerase subunit L, whose translation MELRVTESSEDELSIEIAGEDHTFMNVLKGALLEHEDVSAATYDVNPEQSGGQTEPILTIKTEGGVDPLEALEDAAVTVREKATSFRDAFEAAA comes from the coding sequence ATGGAACTGCGGGTCACCGAGAGCAGCGAGGACGAACTCTCGATCGAGATCGCCGGCGAGGATCACACCTTCATGAACGTCCTCAAGGGCGCCCTGCTCGAGCACGAGGACGTCAGCGCGGCCACCTACGACGTCAACCCCGAACAGTCGGGCGGCCAGACCGAACCGATCCTCACGATCAAGACCGAGGGCGGCGTCGACCCCCTCGAGGCGCTCGAGGACGCCGCGGTCACCGTCCGCGAGAAGGCGACGTCGTTCCGCGACGCGTTCGAAGCGGCCGCCTAA